A genomic segment from Perognathus longimembris pacificus isolate PPM17 unplaced genomic scaffold, ASM2315922v1 HiC_scaffold_5093, whole genome shotgun sequence encodes:
- the LOC125344998 gene encoding thrombospondin-2, whose translation MLWRLVLLALCVWPRAQAADPDAEATFDLFSLSNINRKTIGAKQFRGPEPGAPAYRFVRFDYIPPVSADGLGRILEAMRRKDGFFLAAQLKQDPRSRGTLLALEGPGAAGRRFALVSDGPRDALDLAFRAGGAQHVLSLEDVGLADARWKNVTVQVAGDAFSLYVGCDLVDSVALDEPFYEQLPADGSRMYVARGASRESHFRGLLQNVHLVFENSVEEVLSRKGCHRGLGAEANAISEHTETLHLSPHLTTDFVGHGVQKRPEVCTHSCEELSNMMNELSGLHLMVNQLSKNLERVSDDNQFLLELIGGPLKTRNMSGCLQDGRFFAENETWVIDSCTSCTCKKFKTICHQISCPPANCATPSFIEGECCPSCSHSGAGEEGWSPWAEWTQCSVTCGSGTQQRGRSCDVTSNTCRGASIQTRACALDKCDTRIRQNGGWSHWSPWSSCSATCGEGNVTRIRLCNSPVPQMGGRSCKGSGRETKPCQGTPCPVDGRWSPWSPWSACTVTCAGGIRERARVCNSPEPQHGGRDCVGDMKEHQMCNKRSCPIDGCLSNPCFPGAECNSFPDGSWSCGSCPAGFLGNGTHCEDLDECAVVTDICFSTSKASRCVNTLPGFHCLPCPPRYKGSQPFGVGLEAARTEKQVCEPENPCKDKTHNCHKHAECIYLGHFSDPMFKCECQTGYAGDGLICGEDSDLDGWPNNNLVCATNATYHCIKDNCPRLPNSGQEDFDKDGIGDACDEDDDNDGVSDEKDNCQLLFNPRQFDYDKDEVGDRCDNCPYVHNPAQIDTDNNGEGDACSVDIDGDDVFNERDNCPYVYNTDQRDTDGDGVGDHCDNCPLMHNPDQTDADNDLVGDQCDNNEDIDDDGHQNNQDNCPYISNANQADHDDDGQGDACDSDDDNDGVPDDRDNCRLVFNPGQEDADGDGRGDICKEDFDNDSVPDIDDVCPENNAISETDFRNFQMVPLDPKGTTQIDPNWVIRHQGKELVQTANSDPGIAVGFDEFGSVDFSGTFYVNTDRDDDYAGFVFGYQSSSRFYVVMWKQVTQTYWEDQPSRAYGYSGVSLKVVNSTTGAGEHLRNALWHTGNTEGQVRTLWHDPKNIGWKDYTAYRWHLIHRPKTGYMRVLVHEGKQVMADSGPIYDHTYAGGRLGLFVFSQEMVYFSDLKYECRDV comes from the exons ATGCTCTGGAGGCTGGTCCTGCTGGCCCTGTGTGTGTGGCCGCGTGCTCAAG CCGCCGACCCGGACGCGGAGGCGACCTTCGACCTCTTCAGCCTCAGCAACATCAACCGGAAGACCATCGGCGCCAAGCAGTTCCGGGGGCCCGAGCCCGGCGCGCCCGCCTACCGCTTCGTCCGCTTCGACTACATCCCCCCGGTGAGCGCGGACGGGCTGGGCCGGATCCTGGAGGCCATGCGGCGGAAGGACGGCTTCTTCCTGGCGGCGCAGCTGAAGCAGGACCCGCGGTCCCGCGGCACGCTGCTGGCCCTGGAGGGCCccggcgcggcggggcggcgcTTCGCGCTCGTGTCGGACGGGCCGCGCGACGCGCTGGACCTGGCCTTCCGCGCGGGCGGCGCGCAGCACGTGCTCTCGCTGGAGGACGTGGGCCTGGCCGACGCGCGCTGGAAGAACGTCACCGTGCAGGTGGCCGGCGACGCCTTCAGCCTGTACGTGGGCTGCGACCTGGTGGACAGCGTCGCCCTGGACGAGCCCTTCTACGAGCAGCTGCCCGCCGACGGCAGCCGCATGTACGTGGCCCGCGGCGCCTCGCGGGAGAGCCACTTCAGG GGTTTGCTGCAGAATGTCCACTTAGTGTTTGAAAACTCCGTGGAAGAGGTTCTAAGCAGGAAAGGCTGCCACCGAGGCCTGGGAG CTGAAGCCAATGCTATCAGTGAGCACACGGAGACACTGCACCTGAGCCCTCACCTCACCACGGACTTTGTCGGCCATGGTGTGCAGAAGAGGCCTGAGGTGTGCACACACTCCTGTGAGGAGCTGAGCAACATGATGAACGAGCTTTCTGGGCTGCATCTGATGGTGAACCAGCTCAGCAAGAACCTGGAGAGAGTG TCGGATGACAACCAGTTTCTCCTGGAGCTTATCGGTGGTCCCCTGAAGACCAGGAACATGTCAGGCTGCTTACAGGATGGTCGGTTCTTTGCAGAAAATGAAACCTGGGTGATAGACAGCTGTACGTCATGCACCTGCAAG aaatttaaaacCATCTGCCACCAAATCTCATGCCCACCAGCAAACTGCGCCACCCCATCCTTCATTGAAGGCGAATGCTGCCCTTCCTGTTCTCACT CGGGCGCGGGCGAGGAGGGCTGGTCTCCGTGGGCCGAGTGGACGCAGTGCTCCGTCACCTGCGGCTCCGGCACGCAGCAGCGGGGCCGGTCCTGCGATGTCACCAGCAACACCTGCCGGGGCGCCTCCATCCAGACGCGGGCCTGCGCCCTGGACAAGTGTGACACCCGCA TCCGTCAGAACGGCGGCTGGAGCCACTGGTCGCCGTGGTCCTCGTGCTCAGCGACCTGCGGCGAGGGCAACGTCACTCGCATCCGCCTCTGCAATTCACCCGTGCCCCAGATGGGCGGCAGGAGCTGCAAGGGCAGTGGCCGGGAGACCAAGCCCTGCCAGGGCACGCCGTGCCCCG TCGACGGCCGCTGGAGCCCCTGGTCTCCATGGTCAGCCTGCACGGTCACCTGTGCGGGAGGAATCCGGGAGCGGGCCAGGGTCTGCAACAGCCCTGAGCCCCAGCACGGCGGGAGGGACTGCGTGGGAGACATGAAGGAGCACCAGATGTGCAACAAGAGGAGCTGCCCCATAG ATGGCTGCTTGTCCAACCCCTGCTTTCCTGGAGCAGAGTGCAACAGCTTTCCTGATGGCTCGTGGTCCTGCGGCTCCTGCCCTGCGGGCTTCCTAGGCAATGGCACTCACTGCGAGGACCTGGATGAG TGTGCTGTGGTCACGGATATTTGCTTCTCTACCAGCAAAGCTTCCCGCTGCGTCAACACCCTGCCCGGCTTCCACTGTCTGCCCTGCCCCCCACGCTACAAGGGGAGCCAGCCCTTCGGGGTTGGCCTGGAGGCTGCCAGGACAGAAAAGCAG GTGTGTGAACCTGAAAACCCATGCAAGGACAAGACTCACAACTGCCACAAGCATGCAGAGTGCATCTACCTGGGTCACTTCAGCGATCCTATGTTCAAGTGTGAGTGCCAGACAGGCTACGCAGGCGATGGGCTCATCTGCGGGGAGGACTCGGACCTGGATGGCTGGCCCAACAACAACCTGGTGTGTGCCACCAACGCTACCTACCACTGCATCAAG GATAACTGTCCCCGGCTGCCCAACTCCGGGCAGGAGGATTTCGACAAGGATGGAATTGGTGATGCCTGTGATGAGGACGATGACAACGACGGCGTGAGCGACGAGAAG GACAACTGCCAGCTCCTCTTCAACCCCCGCCAGTTTGACTATGACAAGGATGAGGTTGGGGACCGCTGTGACAACTGTCCCTACGTGCACAACCCCGCGCAGATCGACACCGACAACAACGGTGAAGGCGACGCCTGCTCGGTGGACATAGACGGGGACG ATGTTTTCAATGAAAGAGACAACTGTCCTTATGTCTATAATACGGACCAGAGGGACACCGACGGCGATGGCGTTGGGGACCACTGTGACAACTGCCCGCTGATGCACAACCCAGACCAG ACAGACGCGGACAATGACCTCGTCGGGGACCAGTGCGACAACAATGAGGACATAGACGATGACGGTCACCAGAACAACCAGGACAACTGCCCCTACATCTCCAACGCCAACCAGGCCGACCACGACGACGACGGCCAGGGCGACGCCTGCGACTCCGACGACGACAACGACGGCGTCCCCGACGACAGGGACAACTGCCGGCTGGTGTTCAACCCGGGCCAGGAGGACGCCGACG GTGACGGGCGGGGTGATATCTGCAAGGAGGATTTTGACAATGACAGCGTCCCTGACATCGATGACGTGTGCCCGGAGAACAACGCCATCAGTGAGACAGACTTCAGGAACTTCCAGATGGTCCCCCTGGACCCGAAGGGAACCACACAGATCGATCCCAACTGGGTCATTCGCCACCAGGGAAAGGAGCTGGTCCAGACGGCGAACTCAGACCCGGGCATTGCTGTAG GTTTTGATGAGTTTGGGTCTGTGGACTTCAGCGGCACATTCTACGTCAACACTGACCGGGACGACGACTACGCTGGCTTCGTCTTTGGCTATCAGTCCAGCAGCCGCTTCTATGTGGTAATGTGGAAGCAGGTCACGCAGACCTACTGGGAAGACCAGCCCAGCAGGGCCTACGGCTACTCGGGGGTGTCCCTCAAGGTGGTGAACTCCACGACCGGCGCGGGAGAGCACCTGCGCAATGCCCTGTGGCACACGGGGAACACGGAGGGGCAG GTGCGCACACTGTGGCATGACCCCAAAAACATCGGCTGGAAAGACTACACTGCCTACAGGTGGCATCTGATCCACAGGCCCAAGACTGGCTACATGAG GGTCCTGGTGCACGAGGGAAAGCAGGTCATGGCGGACTCAGGACCAATCTATGACCACACCTATGCCGGTGGACGTTTGGGTCTCTTTGTCTTCTCTCAAGAAATGGTGTACTTCTCTGACCTCAAGTATGAATGCAGAG ATGTCTAG